From one Syntrophales bacterium genomic stretch:
- the yajC gene encoding preprotein translocase subunit YajC — MINSAFAMAPPGGGGGAGGGDISFIIMMAVLFGIFYFLMIRPQQKKQKEIKNMIANLAHGDTVMTSGGIQGKVTGLTETVVTLEIADKVKIKVNRSFISAVLQKSTSVE, encoded by the coding sequence GTGATTAATTCAGCATTTGCGATGGCCCCGCCCGGGGGTGGAGGAGGCGCCGGAGGAGGCGACATCAGCTTCATCATAATGATGGCGGTGCTTTTCGGGATTTTTTATTTTCTGATGATCAGGCCGCAGCAGAAGAAACAGAAAGAAATCAAGAATATGATCGCTAATTTGGCGCACGGAGACACCGTGATGACCTCTGGCGGCATTCAGGGCAAGGTGACCGGTTTGACGGAGACGGTAGTCACCCTGGAAATTGCCGACAAGGTGAAGATCAAGGTCAACCGCAGCTTCATCTCCGCTGTTCTTCAGAAATCGACTTCCGTGGAATAA